In Anoplopoma fimbria isolate UVic2021 breed Golden Eagle Sablefish chromosome 12, Afim_UVic_2022, whole genome shotgun sequence, one DNA window encodes the following:
- the zgc:154075 gene encoding putative oxidoreductase YteT, translating to MGQNSSKVTRMTSPVRVIVVGAGSRGEIYSHFASIHPERVKVVGVADPRKFARTKLQQQHNILHENIFEDWHSIVEREKFADAVLICTPDRVHKEPAVAFAKKGYHILLEKPMATTAEDCTAIVEACTQSGVMLSVGHVLRYDPVIHKIKELIDAGVIGDVMHIQHLEPVGFYHFAHSFVRGNWRNEAESSFALLAKSCHDIDLIHHWAGPRRCLKVSSFGSVSHFGKQNKPTGAGNRCLDCSIEGDCPYSACKIYLDRVKQGHTGWPVSVICPSSFPDIESVTEALRTGPYGRCVYECDNDVCSNQVVNMEFEGGLTAAFSMVAFTEEICKRKTTIYGSKGELSCDGHEVNVFDFLTQRSTKHKAHNDPPRNFGMSGHGGADYHLMDAFISAVANNDPSHIRSGPEETLLSHLLVFEAERSRLESRVVYCGDIGQR from the exons ATGGGACAGAACAG TTCAAAGGTCACCAGAATGACGTCCCCTGTGCGTGTGATCGTGGTGGGAGCTGGCAGTCGAGGAGAGATTTATTCCCACTTCGCATCCATCCACCCTGAACGCGTAAAG GTTGTTGGAGTAGCTGATCCAAGGAAATTTGCTCGCACTAAACTTCAACAgcaacacaacattttacatgaaaacatatttgaag aCTGGCACAGTATAGTTGAAAGAGAGAAGTTTGCAGATGCAGTGTTAATTTGTACTCCAGACCGCGTTCATAAG GAACCTGCGGTGGCCTTTGCAAAGAAGGGCTACCACATTCTGCTGGAGAAACCAATGGCA ACAACTGCCGAAGACTGCACAGCGATTGTGGAGGCGTGCACTCAGAGTGGCGTGATGCTCTCCGTGGGTCACGTTCTACGTTATGATCCAGTCATCCACAAGATAAAG gAGCTGATAGATGCTGGAGTCATAGGTGATGTGATGCACATTCAGCACCTTGAGCCG GTCGGGTTCTATCACTTTGCTCACTCTTTTGTTCGAGGGAACTGGAGAAATGAAGCAGAGAGCTCTTTTGCTCTTTTGGCTAAATCCTGCCATGACATTGACCTAATACATCACTGGGCCGGACCACGCAG GTGTTTGAAAGTGTCATCATTTGGATCTGTCAGccactttggaaaacaaaacaag CCAACAGGTGCCGGAAATCGCTGCCTGGATTGTTCAATAGAAGGAGACTGTCCATACTCGGCATGCAAAATCTACTTGGATAGAGTGAAACAG ggtcACACTGGCTGGCCTGTGTCAGTCATATGTCCCAGCTCGTTCCCAGACATCGAGTCAGTAACTGAGGCCCTGAGGACCGGTCCATATGGCCGCTGTGTCTACGAGTGTGACAACGATGTCTGCAGTAACCAG GTTGTTAACATGGAGTTTGAAGGGGGTCTGACGGCAGCCTTTTCCATGGTGGCCTTCACTGAGGAGATAtgcaagagaaaaacaacaatctaTGGCAGCAAG GGGGAGCTGTCATGTGACGGCCATGAGGTAAACGTGTTTGACTTTCTGACCCAAAGATCCACAAAGCACAAGGCACACAATGATCCCCCCCGAAACTTTGGCATGAGTGGACATGGTGGAGCAGACTACCACCTGATGGATGCCTTTATTTCTGCTGTGGCT aacaaTGATCCATCCCACATCCGTTCGGGTCCTGAAGAGACACTACTGAGCCATTTGCTGGTGTTTGAAGCTGAGCGTTCTCGACTGGAGAGCAGGGTGGTGTACTGTGGTGACATTGGCCAAAGATAG